ATCGGGAACTTCGTTCCTCCCTACTCCGAAAACCCGCCGGACGGCACCGGGGTGGCCGCCGCGGTGGAGTACGCGGTGGTCCACCTGGAGGTGCGGGACATCATCGTCTGCGGCCACTCCGACTGCGGGGCGCTGAAGGCGCTCTACAAGGACCGGGCGGCCCACGCCGGAACCCCCCACATCGCGGAGTGGCTGTCGCACGGCGACCGGACGATGGCCGTGGTGGCGGCCAACTACCCGGAGCTCTCCCGCGAGGAGCGGTACGAGATCACCGCCGAGGAGAACGTGCTGGTGCAGATGGAGAACCTCCGGACCTACCCGGTGGTCCGGAAGGCGGCGCAGGCGGGGAAGCTCCACGTCCACGCCTGGTATTACGATATCGGCGCCGGAACGGTCTACCGGTACGCGCCGGAGCGCGAGCAGTTCGAGCCGATCCGCGAAGAGGAGCACTGAGATGGGCGAATACCGGGTCGAGAGGGATTCGATGGGGGAGGTCCGGGTGCCGGCGAAGGCATACTACGGCGCGCAGTCGCAGCGGGCGGTCGAAAACTTCCCGGTGAGCGGAGAGCGGATGCCGCTCCCGGTGGTGTACGCGGCCGTCCTGCTGAAGGGATTCGCGGCGGAGGTCAACGCGGGACTGGGGCTTGTCCCCCCCGCCTCCGCCGAGGCGATCTCCCGCGCCGCCCGGGAGGTGCTCGAAGGGAAGTTCGACGACCAGTTCGTGGTGGACGTCTTCCAGACCGGCTCGGGCACCTCGACGAACATGAACGTGAACGAGGTCCTCGCGAACCGGGCGAACGAACTGCTGGGGAAGCCGCTGGGCGGGAACGCGCCGGTCCACCCGAACGACCACGTGAACCGGTGCCAGTCGAGCAACGACGTGATCCCGTCCGCGATCCGGATCGCCGCGCGGCGGGAGCTGTCGGACCGTCTGCTGCCGGCACTCGGGGAACTGCGGGACGCGCTGGCGTCGAAGGCGGCGGAGTTCGCGGACGTCCTCAAGATCGGCCGGACCCACCTTCAGGACGCGGTCCCGGTCACGCTGGGCCAGGAATTCTCCGGGTACGCCTCCCAGGCGGACCACGGGATCCGGCGGATCCGGGCCACGTTCCCCGACCTGGAGGAGCTGCCGCTGGGGGGAACCGCCGTGGGCACGGGCTTGAACGCCCACCCGGAGTTCGCATCGCGGACGATCGCGGAGGCGGCGCGGGCCACCGGCGTTCCGTTCCGTCCGGCGGAGAACCGGTTCGAGGCGATGGGGGCGCAGGACCCGCTGGTGGCGGCCGGCGGCGCGGTCAAGGGCGTCGCGGCCTCCGTCCTGAAGATCGCCCACGACCTGCGGCTGCTGTCGTCCGGCCCGCGGTGCGGCCTCGGGGAGATCGACCTACCGTCGCTTCAGCCGGGCTCCTCCATCATGCCGGGGAAGGTGAACCCGGTGATCCTCGAGGTGGCGATCCAGGCCTCGGCCCAGGCGATCGGCAACGACGCCGTCGTCACGCTGGGCGGGGCGCTCGGCGTCCTCGAGCTGAACGTGATGCTTCCGGTGATGGCGCGAAACCTGCTCGGGTCGGTGTCCCTGATGTCGTCCGTCACGTCGATGCTGGCCACGAAGTGCGTGGCGGGGATCGTCCCGAACCGGGCGCGGTGCGCGGAACTGATCGAGCAGAGCCTGGCGATGGTCACGCCGCTGGCGGTGCGGATCGGGTACGACCGCGCCGCGGAGCTTGCCCACGAGGCGTACCACTCCGGCAGGACGATCCGGCGGCTGCTTTCGGAGAAGGGGATCCTCCCCGCGGACGAGATCGACCGGATCCTCGACCCGCGGAACATGGTCTGATCATTCCGGCGAGCCCGGCCCCTTCCTGCCGCAGAAGGCGCAGTGGGTCCATTCCGGCTCCACGGGCATCCGGCAGGAGTTGCACGCGTCCTGCTTGAACGTCCCGCAGTGCGGGCAGAACGGGAGCTTGGCGTCCACGACCCGGTCGCACTTCCCGCACCGGCGTTCGTGCCGCGTCTGCGGCCCGATGACCCGGAGAACCTCCTCCAGCGTGGTCTCCCCCTTCCGGACCTTGCCGACCCCGTCCTCCACCAGCAGCTTCATCCCGGCGCTCCTCGCCATGGAGAGCAGCTCCGACTCCTTGTATCCCGTGCAGATGTGGTGCCGGAAGTCGTCGTTCATGACGAACAGCTCGAACACGCCGGTGCGCCCGAAATATCCGGTCTGGCTGCACCGGTCGCACCCCTTGCCGCGGAAGGAGCTCTCCATCAGGAGGCCGTGCGGCAGGTTCAGCAGGGCGGTGGTGTCCGGATTCACCGGCTCCTCGATGCGGCAGTGGGGGCAGATCTTCCGGACCAGCCGCTGCGCCAGGATCCCCTCCAGCGCCGACGCGATGAGGTACGGCTTGACCCCCATGTCGATCATGCGGGTGATGGACGCCACCGAGTTGTTCGTGTGGAGGGTGGTGAGCACCATGTGGCCGGTCAACGACCCCTTGAACGCGACGTCCGCCGTCTCCTGGTCCCGGATCTCTCCCACCAGGATCACGTCCGGGTCCTGGCGCAGCGTCGACCGGAGGATCGACGCGAAGGTCGTCCCGGCCTTTTCCTGCACGTACACCTGGTTCGC
This genomic interval from Deltaproteobacteria bacterium contains the following:
- a CDS encoding class II fumarate hydratase, with the translated sequence MGEYRVERDSMGEVRVPAKAYYGAQSQRAVENFPVSGERMPLPVVYAAVLLKGFAAEVNAGLGLVPPASAEAISRAAREVLEGKFDDQFVVDVFQTGSGTSTNMNVNEVLANRANELLGKPLGGNAPVHPNDHVNRCQSSNDVIPSAIRIAARRELSDRLLPALGELRDALASKAAEFADVLKIGRTHLQDAVPVTLGQEFSGYASQADHGIRRIRATFPDLEELPLGGTAVGTGLNAHPEFASRTIAEAARATGVPFRPAENRFEAMGAQDPLVAAGGAVKGVAASVLKIAHDLRLLSSGPRCGLGEIDLPSLQPGSSIMPGKVNPVILEVAIQASAQAIGNDAVVTLGGALGVLELNVMLPVMARNLLGSVSLMSSVTSMLATKCVAGIVPNRARCAELIEQSLAMVTPLAVRIGYDRAAELAHEAYHSGRTIRRLLSEKGILPADEIDRILDPRNMV
- a CDS encoding carbonic anhydrase, translated to MRKLIQGIHRFHKQYWSANRELYRRLADHGQFPEALFITCCDSRVDPLTITHGQPGDLFILRNIGNFVPPYSENPPDGTGVAAAVEYAVVHLEVRDIIVCGHSDCGALKALYKDRAAHAGTPHIAEWLSHGDRTMAVVAANYPELSREERYEITAEENVLVQMENLRTYPVVRKAAQAGKLHVHAWYYDIGAGTVYRYAPEREQFEPIREEEH